One genomic window of Gossypium hirsutum isolate 1008001.06 chromosome D11, Gossypium_hirsutum_v2.1, whole genome shotgun sequence includes the following:
- the LOC107904567 gene encoding calcineurin B-like protein 4, whose translation MGCASSKRSKQLHGYEDPSVLAAETPFTVNEVESLEELYKKLSNSIIADGLIHKEEFHLALFKNRNQRNLFADRVFDLFDLKRNGVIEFGEFVRSLGIFHPNAPAADKIAFAFKLYDLRQTGFIEREELKEMVLALLHESELVLSEDIVEMIIDKTFSEADTKGDGKINLEEWKAFVSKYPSLLKNMTLPYLKDISIAFPSFVDLPEIEESDVSVSVNGD comes from the exons ATGGGCTGTGCAAGCTCGAAGAGAAGCAAACAATTACATGGTTATGAAGATCCAAGTGTTCTTGCTGCTGAAACACCTT TTACGGTTAATGAAGTAGAGTCCCTGGAGGAGCTTTATAAGAAACTAAGCAATTCGATAATTGCAGATGGACTTATTCACAAG GAAGAATTCCATTTAGCCCTCTTCAAGAACAGAAATCAGAGGAATCTTTTTGCAGACAGG GTTTTTGATTTGTTCGATCTCAAACGTAATGGGGTCATCGAGTTCGGTGAGTTCGTTAGATCATTGGGCATCTTTCATCCCAATGCACCTGCGGCTGACAAGATCGCAT TTGCATTCAAGCTTTACGACTTAAGACAAACCGGCTTTATCGAGCGTGAGGAG TTGAAGGAAATGGTTTTGGCACTTTTGCATGAATCGGAACTGGTTCTTTCAGAAGACATCGTTGAAATGATTATCGATAAG ACATTTAGCGAAGCAGACACAAAAGGTGACGGCAAAATCAATCTAGAAGAGTGGAAAGCATTTGTATCAAAATATCCATCTCTCTTAAAGAACATGACTCTCCCATATTTGAA GGATATAAGCATTGCATTCCCCAGCTTCGTCGATCTGCCCGAAATCGAAGAGTCGGATGTTAGC